Within the Sebastes umbrosus isolate fSebUmb1 chromosome 5, fSebUmb1.pri, whole genome shotgun sequence genome, the region GTAACATTCACCTCCATTTGCAGATGAACCACcttctccaccaccaccaccaccttctCTATTCCCCTTCTCTTCCAACAGAGAGTCATGAATGGACAGACTTTGTACCAACTTGTTTGGCAGAGTCTTCACTTCCGGGCTGTGTCATAGTTGGCAACAAACCAATCACAGGtttcctttaaagctgaaagTGAGAGCGAGAGGAATCAGTGAAGACAGGCAGCAGATGTATCAAAACATACTTCTTGTAATTATcaagtattttattatttagtatttCTGCTCTGATGGCatctaaacaaacacacactaagtCAGTCTCACCTTGTTTGAAGGGTGTGAATTTAAAGTCCGGCAGGTAGCGGTGCAGCTTTGCATTGCTGGCTGTCTTTTTGAACTGGCCGTCTGCTTTACTGGTATCAAactagaggtcaaaggtcaaggaaaCTACATGGAACTGATGATAAGAAATATTTTGAATAACCACTTTATTTACAAAAGCATGAAGCTCGGGTAGGTAAcattggagaaaccagcaagagtaagGTACAtttatccaaccgaaaaaacaagcccagtgttgccagctcttttccaatgaaagtagctagcagcattagctgctaactagctccaaaagtcactaaatctaatctaatctccgatcaaacggtcaaactaggcagcgctgatcaaatatgaatcaatattctgttactgtaatgcctatttcttgcttcaaatgttttcaaaaacatcttgtagtgtaccgtttagctgtaaaatgagaaagtgagCAAAGAAGACCATCTCCGACACATTACATCCTACTCATCACCTCTTCCAGCTCCTTCCCCTTACGCGCTACAGGTCACTGTCCACTAAGAATAAACGCTTCACAGACAGCAATTTTCCCCCCCTCAGCCATCAGGACTCTGCACTCGTGCCACCTCACATACCACTGACATGAATTACCATGATTGTCTGATGTTGtccatttatgtatttgtgctGCAGAGAATGACATACTGTACCCAAAACAAATTCCACTGGCCTTGGTCGAGTGGCTAATAAACAATCTTATCTAAACCACCAGCACGCCCACCAAACACATGAAACATTATTTGCTTGCCTGGAGTCTGATCCAAAAGGAAAGGCTTACCGAGTTAACCTTGCTGAAAAAACCTCGAACTGCCTCAAATCTGGAACatggactatatatatatagtaaaacaACCTGTTCCGAGGTAAACACCTCTAAAGATTTGCTGTGATGACAACGAATAACTCGACATGCTTAAAAGGATACCACCACTTCCCCTTTAAAGTCCAGTCCTTGCACCACTGCTTTTGCTGCTTCTTTGATGGAcacttcatcctcctctccaaCTGGAACCAGTGGACACAACACAGTGATTACTATgaatttaaaggtcttattgataacacttttatgtagatgaataattaaaaaaagtaatatatcaacagagcttttagaaaggtgctaaaTAAGAGCAaggcttttatttaaaaaaaatattgtgattgcGAATTAATCATTACAAACATTTTgatgggtccaaaatgaatgttctGTTTATATCTGACATtaggttcccacttctaacaaggcttgtgagccaatagtataacaacgttagtatcacatggtatctctgtgttgtcagtgatcatgttgccagttagtgtggaaaaaaacagataaatggctgttTGACACTGGTGTCTCCTTCAGGCTGCAGAATGAGTGAATATTTACCATggcaacaagtgacaactgACATTTGCACATATTAGCTGTCTTAGCTTAATCCTCCGGACAACAATAACCCATCAAATTATAATTCagcatatttaaataaaatcaacaacaaCTACCAACAGTAACTATCAATATGCCGTGTATGAGGACTCACCGGAGAGAATGATTGGATCGACCTCGGGATACTCTCTCAAGACCCACAGGAAGAGACGAGCCAGGTCCAAAGAGTAAATGAACTGTCTTCTGGGAGTGCCGGAGCCCCAGACCGTCAGCGGCTTCCCCTCCTCTGATCATACACATAAATGAGTACACGATTTATATGGTTCCATGTATCCCCCACTATACCCTGATAGTCCAGTACATGGGATTGGTATCAGCGCTGTTACCAATCTTATTTTAATATTGATTTTCTGTCACAGTTCTTGGTAACAACACAACTTCATAAACtttctaaaacaaaataattgagGTAGACATGTTctaaattgaaaaagaaaagagtgacAATAGCGGTCCCTGTAGCTTTTGGTCATTTGATTTTCCTTTCAGAAAcaggcattaaaaaaacaaaaaacaagtggttatttgattttcatattaaaatacaaaaattaaagtTGAAATCcaaggtgtttttctttttcatggtCAAAAAGGGGTGAGCGAAATTCTAAAAATGgcttgattttcattttctatttcatataacaaaaaataaaatcaccagaaaacaaacgaaaaaaataaaaataaaaaatcatattgTATAGTAGACATTTTAGCCTGCATCTAAAGCTACACTGGCAATCCTACATTTATCGCTCTTGCCTTCTGACCACACCGGTCTCAGAAAATGAGACTATTGTCTGGTTACacaaaatagaaaattaaaatcaaaccattttttaaatttcgCTCATCCCTTTTTAaccatgaaaaagaaaaactcacCTTGTATTTCAATTCAaatttctgtattttaaaatgaaagtcaAATAAccacttgtttttttaaaacccaTTTCTGAAAGGAAAAttgaatgaccaaaagatacacagACCCCAGAACTGATGGTTATTTGGTATTGTCCAAAACCCTGTGTTCAGGTGTTTTATCAACAGGGAAATATTGGATTATGTGACTTACTTTGAGCAATGTAAGCTTTGTGTATGAGGCCTGGCAGCACATGACCGTCCTCAATGCTGAAGTTGTCATGTGGACCAAACACATTAGTGGGAATCACAGCTGTATAGCAACGGCCATCCTGCTTGAATAACGCCCTATGAAACGTACACACAGTTTTATAGACAATTGTTATTCATGCAACATTGTGAATTTACTGAACACGCTACTGCACAAAACCAACGACTGAGTTCCCACCTGTTATGAACGTCAATCATTCTCTTTGCATAGGCATAGCCGAAGTTGGACTCATGAGGTGGACCGTTGTGGATCTTGAGCAAAAGAAGTAAAGTTAGTTGCCATTTACAAATTTACTGATACATACCAGCTAGgacactggttcccaacctgggggtcccgacccccactagggATCGCCAAAGCATCACGGGGGGTCGTGAAGCCTTCTCGATTTTAAGAGGTGTaagaaaactttttaaaaaactatACAGTTGGCCGAtgtctcagcatttcattcatttcagggaacaaaattaaacaacatttttgttcttaaagtttggattatcaTTTAAGATGTAAACTTAGAGAACCACGCAGTTAacacaaccaaagagctaacaGAACAATGGCtaagcgtcagggagaagaaaagaagaagcctattaagtatgtgtgattgttaaaaataaatataaaatacataatacagacagagatttgtattaaaagttcctaaaaataacaggaagactcatctctgatgcaatattggcaggaaataatctgctcaaaagtCATCTAAATGGCTTGTTTTACGCAAACTTCCAATTACGTTCACTATTTGGGCCAATTATATAGTTTATCAGTTGTACTGTACCGTTATTGTTATGCACTtggtcaggggtcgtcagtttactcaatgatagaaaaggggtcccttaaagaaaaaggttgggaaccacagaGCTAGGAGACCACAGGGGCTTTTTACCATGGTCTCATCGATAGGGTAGGTGGTCTTATCAGGAAAGATGCAGGTGGACAAGCAGGAAACAACCTTCACCGCTCCAACTTCATGTGCTGCCTGCAGCACGTTATCATTGATGTAGACATTGCATCTCTGGAGGGGACAGACACATCAgtagcaacaaaaacaaatctgaaaatgagTGTTACCAAATtacataaataacaacaaattcTACTTTCAACACATGTCCAACAACCTTTTCAGACATATGTGATAGTTTATTAGCAGTGTGTGAAGTGTGACTTCCTCATACCCAAAAGTCCAGGTTGTATTTCATGTTCTTGAAAAGCCCCCCAACCATAGCAGCCAGGTGAATGACGTGGGTTGGCCTGTGTTTTTCAAACGCTGCCCGTGTCGCCTCCATGTTCCTGAGGAGAggccacaataacacaaaatgagAAAAGTGCAGACACAAATTCTATGTGTTCGTGCCCAAACATATGCTGTGTTTGCATATTAGCAGTAGACAGAAGCATGCTCTCACATGAGGTCAACATCTTTGGAGGAGAGGAATATCCATTCTTCCCCCTCCTTGGCTCCCCCCTCCTCTTTGACCACATGCTGTATGGCTCTGCCCACCAAGCCGGACCCTCCTGTCACCAACACCCTCAATGGAGCAGTCTGATCAGCCTGACAGTTCATCTAGAAAGAGCAAGGCACAAAGATACTTAAACctgctgcagtaggcagtatatgtttttggcatcatcgggcaaaaattccatattaacctttcagcatattgtaattcaagtgttctgagagaaaactagacttctgcacctcatcatggctctgttttcaggctttaacaaatctatcgtctctgagcagctgtcaatcactcgtgaactccgatcagacagtcaaactaggcagcgctgatcaaatatgaatcaatattcacaTGAAACATATgaatatgttttcagaaacatctcgtagtgtactgctaagctgtaaaatgagtttgTTTTTAGCTTATTCTATATGCTTTTAAGTGATAGAGTAGCTTTCTGCATTGCCATTATAACACTATAGCCCATGCATCGTTATTATGCTCATCCTACAAAGGCATTTACAGAATGTATATTCAGTGGATGTCCCTGTATAGTTAGTAATGCAGATCATGCAGCATTATCTGTACTCACAACATACAGCTGCAGTCTGAGGATTATAAATGGCTtttcaaaatacacaaaataacaaATGTTGCATGTCTAACCAAGACTTTAGTGCTGTTTTCCCATCACTCTTATGTAAATTGTTCttagtaaaaaggcacaagGCTTGACAAATGTTGACACAGTGACATGAGAgcatgcaaaaaagaaaagggtGTACAAGTCTAAggcaatatattaaataaaaaaaagagatcacTGACATCTGTGAAAAACACTAACATGTTCATGCAAGCAAACTAATTAATTCAGTCccattttgcccaatgatgtcaaaaacattctgcctactgcaggtttaaagggacaTAAGCatgatacaaacaaaacagaatatgagtgtgtttgcatatgATAATGAGGCTTCATTAAACAAAGGAGCGGTTAACTCTGAAGGCTGCCTGACAGGTGACTACAGGTGGGTGGGTGTTGCAGCTCTGCTCAGCTGTTTGCAGGTAAATGCCACGTCATTAAGCAGCTCAGTTCAGCAAACTACATCAAGTCACACTCAAATAACAAACACTGTCTAAGTTACTACAGCTAACGTAGTTATCTTACCGCTCTTTCCGGGTTTCCAAAGGCACAGCTCGTGTGTTGTTACCTGCTTGTCATTGGAGGAGACCAGTCTGCACTGAGCTGTGTTGAGTTGAGCAGAGCAGCCAGACAAGTTTAACAACACTAGTTCTCAATGCTAGCAGGTGAAATATGTCACATGCATTCCTCTCAGCGAGTTAACTTAGATAAACCTGGATGTGGCAACTATACCGTGAGTA harbors:
- the LOC119488310 gene encoding GDP-L-fucose synthase-like, which encodes MNCQADQTAPLRVLVTGGSGLVGRAIQHVVKEEGGAKEGEEWIFLSSKDVDLMNMEATRAAFEKHRPTHVIHLAAMVGGLFKNMKYNLDFWRCNVYINDNVLQAAHEVGAVKVVSCLSTCIFPDKTTYPIDETMIHNGPPHESNFGYAYAKRMIDVHNRALFKQDGRCYTAVIPTNVFGPHDNFSIEDGHVLPGLIHKAYIAQKEGKPLTVWGSGTPRRQFIYSLDLARLFLWVLREYPEVDPIILSVGEEDEVSIKEAAKAVVQGLDFKGEVVFDTSKADGQFKKTASNAKLHRYLPDFKFTPFKQALKETCDWFVANYDTARK